Proteins found in one Seonamhaeicola sp. S2-3 genomic segment:
- a CDS encoding LytTR family DNA-binding domain-containing protein → MTLNCVVVDDSAIQRLSIVKLVENHPSLNLIAEYSSALETKNGLNTHQVDLIFLDIEMPVLNGFELLDVLNKKPQIIFVTGKTEYAFKAFNYDATDYLHKPITRERFNASVEKALEQHRLLMNQNEEEGEHIFVKSNLKKRKVYIKDIKWIEALGDYVKLVTEETSLVVLSTMKAFEAELPEGKFLRIHKSYIVNLDKIDRFNSKNVEVGAYEIPLSRNKKTQLVDALNNI, encoded by the coding sequence ATGACTTTAAACTGTGTAGTAGTAGACGATTCAGCAATACAACGTCTCTCTATTGTTAAGTTAGTAGAGAATCATCCTTCACTTAACTTAATAGCAGAGTACAGTAGTGCTTTAGAAACTAAAAATGGTTTAAATACGCATCAAGTTGACCTTATCTTTTTAGATATTGAAATGCCCGTTTTAAACGGATTTGAACTTTTGGACGTATTAAACAAAAAACCTCAAATTATTTTTGTAACCGGTAAAACCGAATATGCTTTTAAAGCATTTAATTACGACGCTACCGATTATTTACACAAACCCATTACCCGAGAACGCTTTAACGCTTCTGTTGAAAAAGCTTTAGAACAACATAGATTGTTAATGAACCAAAACGAAGAAGAAGGTGAACATATCTTTGTTAAAAGTAATCTTAAAAAACGTAAGGTTTATATTAAAGATATTAAATGGATTGAAGCTCTTGGTGATTACGTAAAATTAGTTACAGAAGAAACAAGCTTAGTAGTGTTATCTACAATGAAAGCTTTTGAAGCCGAATTACCAGAAGGTAAATTTTTAAGGATTCATAAATCATATATTGTAAATCTTGATAAGATTGACAGATTTAACAGTAAAAATGTTGAAGTTGGTGCTTATGAAATTCCTTTAAGTAGAAATAAAAAGACACAATTGGTTGATGCTTTAAATAATATTTAA
- the rpsF gene encoding 30S ribosomal protein S6 translates to MNHYETVFILNPVLSEDQIKETVKKYEDFLVSNGAKMISKEDWGLKKLAYPIQNKKSGFYHLFEYTVAGEVINSLELEFRRDERFMRYLTVKLDKHAVAWAERRREKLKQKA, encoded by the coding sequence ATGAATCATTATGAAACTGTTTTCATCTTAAATCCCGTTTTATCTGAAGATCAGATAAAGGAAACAGTAAAGAAATACGAAGATTTTCTTGTTTCTAACGGCGCTAAGATGATATCTAAAGAAGATTGGGGGCTTAAAAAATTAGCTTACCCAATTCAAAACAAAAAAAGTGGTTTTTATCACTTATTTGAGTACACCGTTGCTGGTGAAGTAATTAACAGCCTTGAGTTAGAGTTTAGACGTGATGAGCGTTTTATGCGTTATTTAACTGTAAAGTTAGATAAACACGCAGTAGCTTGGGCAGAAAGAAGAAGAGAAAAACTTAAACAAAAAGCTTAA
- a CDS encoding DUF6495 family protein, whose amino-acid sequence MKYARLTKEQFEELHQEFINFLATQQITADEWDNLKQNKPELAETELDVFSDLIWEGVLNKAEYLEHFAPQHMYLFHLKEDKMHAIVVNVKNEDVDITTKEGYNWLRENLMDDRVEFLQADKDYSEDKNLDKFKMIEQGASITKGELYRYFDKLIN is encoded by the coding sequence ATGAAATACGCAAGACTTACAAAAGAGCAATTTGAAGAGTTACACCAAGAATTCATAAATTTTTTGGCAACACAACAAATTACAGCTGATGAGTGGGACAATTTAAAACAAAATAAACCAGAATTAGCAGAAACCGAACTTGATGTTTTTAGTGATTTAATTTGGGAAGGTGTTTTAAACAAAGCCGAATATTTAGAGCATTTTGCACCGCAACACATGTATTTATTTCATTTAAAAGAAGATAAAATGCATGCCATTGTTGTTAATGTTAAAAATGAAGATGTAGATATTACAACAAAAGAAGGTTATAATTGGCTACGCGAAAATTTAATGGATGATAGAGTTGAGTTTTTACAAGCAGATAAAGACTACTCTGAAGATAAAAACCTTGATAAATTTAAAATGATAGAACAAGGCGCATCCATTACTAAAGGCGAGTTGTACCGCTATTTTGATAAGTTAATAAACTAA
- the rpsR gene encoding 30S ribosomal protein S18 gives MATLEQQSKGKKDGEIRYLTPLNIETSKQKKYCRFKKSGIKYVDYKDPDFLLKFVNEQGKILPRRLTGTSLKYQRKVSVAIKRARHLALMPYVADLLK, from the coding sequence ATGGCAACTTTAGAGCAACAATCAAAAGGTAAAAAAGACGGAGAAATTAGATATTTAACTCCGCTTAATATTGAAACTAGCAAACAAAAGAAATACTGTCGTTTTAAAAAGTCTGGTATTAAATACGTAGATTATAAAGATCCAGATTTCTTATTAAAGTTTGTAAACGAGCAAGGTAAAATTTTACCACGTCGTTTAACAGGAACATCATTAAAGTACCAAAGAAAAGTGTCTGTAGCTATAAAAAGAGCTCGCCACTTAGCTTTAATGCCATACGTAGCAGATTTATTAAAGTAA
- the hisS gene encoding histidine--tRNA ligase — protein sequence MAQKPSIPKGTRDFNPEQVAKRNYIFNTIRSAFETFGFQPIETPSFENSSTLMGKYGDEGDRLIFKILNSGDYVKNIRNEIDEYSLFINSVSDVMKTLCVEIDKVFGGEIERSSSEDKLKLVNRFKNYATIRNIYKSNISRFGEILTDRLDNNSALRILLAFKGFEEEIISHVLSAILNKKKSDELQSDEVAYIYSVDKVFLAELYKVIFKVTFSSKLLSEKISEKALRYDLTVPFARYVVQHQNEIEFPFKRYQIQPVWRADRPQKGRFREFYQCDADVVGSKSLWQEVEFIQLYDTVFSKLKLQGVTIKINNRKILSGIAEVIGASNKLIDFTVALDKLDKIGEEKVKEEMLSKGISQEGINKLQPLFTLSGSFESQIDSLKAILSTSEEGLKGIEELTFINNAISELGLTTASLQLDVTLARGLNYYTGAIFEVSAPKEVKMGSIGGGGRYDDLTGIFGMKNVSGVGISFGLDRIYLVLEELNLFPETVNKNVEVLFINFGEKEALFCLKAIKTLRKQGVNAELYPDAAKMKKQMTHANRRHIPFVVLVGDEEINSNTYTLKNMVSGEQSKLSLEDLIAAIK from the coding sequence ATGGCTCAAAAACCAAGCATACCAAAAGGTACCAGAGATTTTAACCCAGAACAAGTAGCAAAGCGTAATTATATTTTTAATACCATTCGTAGTGCGTTTGAAACATTTGGATTTCAACCTATTGAAACACCTAGTTTTGAAAACTCTAGCACTTTAATGGGGAAATATGGCGATGAAGGCGATAGATTAATTTTTAAGATTTTAAATTCTGGGGATTATGTGAAAAATATCAGAAATGAGATTGATGAATATAGTTTGTTTATTAATTCAGTTAGTGATGTAATGAAAACTTTATGTGTTGAAATTGACAAAGTTTTCGGGGGTGAGATAGAAAGAAGTTCTTCAGAAGATAAACTGAAATTAGTAAACAGATTTAAAAATTATGCAACAATTAGAAATATTTATAAATCAAATATTTCGCGTTTTGGAGAAATATTGACTGATAGATTGGATAATAATTCTGCTTTAAGAATATTGTTGGCTTTTAAAGGATTCGAGGAGGAAATTATAAGTCATGTTTTGTCGGCTATTCTTAATAAAAAGAAGAGTGATGAATTGCAGTCTGATGAAGTAGCCTACATATATAGTGTTGATAAGGTCTTTTTAGCAGAACTTTACAAAGTAATATTTAAAGTAACTTTCAGTTCCAAATTACTTTCAGAAAAAATCTCCGAAAAAGCCCTTCGCTACGATTTAACCGTACCTTTTGCACGCTACGTAGTACAACACCAAAACGAGATTGAGTTTCCGTTTAAACGCTACCAAATTCAACCTGTATGGCGCGCCGATAGACCTCAAAAAGGACGTTTTAGAGAGTTTTATCAATGTGATGCCGATGTGGTTGGTAGCAAAAGTTTATGGCAAGAGGTAGAGTTTATTCAATTGTATGACACCGTTTTTTCAAAGTTAAAATTACAAGGTGTAACCATTAAAATAAATAACAGAAAAATACTATCTGGTATTGCCGAGGTTATTGGAGCTTCTAATAAGTTAATAGATTTTACAGTAGCTCTTGATAAACTTGATAAAATAGGCGAGGAGAAGGTAAAGGAAGAAATGCTTTCAAAAGGAATTTCTCAAGAAGGTATTAACAAATTACAGCCCTTATTTACTTTGTCTGGTAGTTTTGAATCTCAAATAGATAGTTTAAAAGCTATTTTATCAACTTCTGAAGAAGGCCTAAAAGGTATTGAAGAATTAACTTTTATTAATAATGCTATTTCAGAGTTAGGCCTAACCACAGCCTCTTTACAATTAGATGTTACTTTAGCACGTGGACTAAATTATTACACCGGAGCTATTTTTGAAGTATCAGCACCTAAAGAAGTTAAAATGGGGTCTATTGGCGGCGGCGGTAGATATGACGATTTAACTGGCATTTTTGGAATGAAAAATGTTAGTGGCGTTGGTATTAGTTTTGGTTTAGACCGCATTTATTTAGTTTTAGAAGAATTGAATTTATTCCCAGAAACGGTAAATAAAAATGTTGAGGTGCTCTTTATTAACTTTGGAGAGAAAGAAGCGCTATTTTGCTTAAAAGCTATTAAAACCTTGCGTAAACAAGGGGTGAATGCCGAATTATATCCAGATGCTGCAAAAATGAAAAAACAAATGACCCATGCTAACAGACGTCATATTCCGTTTGTAGTATTGGTTGGTGATGAGGAAATAAATTCAAACACCTATACTTTAAAAAATATGGTGTCTGGTGAGCAATCTAAACTTTCATTAGAAGATTTAATTGCTGCAATAAAATAA
- the rplI gene encoding 50S ribosomal protein L9: MELILKQDVENLGFKDDVVTVKNGYGRNFLIPTGKAILATVSAKKVLAENLKQRAFKEKKIVDDANKIAEALKALEIKIASKVGAGDKLFGSVNNIDVAAALEKEGHNIDKKFINVIGGNVKRLGKYTAIIRLHREVSVELPFEVIPQAK; the protein is encoded by the coding sequence ATGGAACTTATATTAAAACAAGACGTTGAGAATTTAGGATTTAAAGACGATGTTGTAACAGTTAAGAACGGTTACGGTAGAAATTTTTTAATCCCAACAGGGAAAGCTATTTTAGCTACTGTATCTGCTAAAAAAGTATTAGCAGAAAACTTAAAGCAAAGAGCTTTTAAAGAAAAGAAAATAGTTGATGATGCTAATAAAATTGCTGAAGCATTAAAAGCATTAGAAATTAAAATTGCATCTAAAGTAGGAGCAGGCGATAAATTATTTGGTTCTGTAAACAACATTGATGTTGCAGCTGCTTTAGAAAAAGAAGGTCATAATATAGATAAAAAATTCATCAATGTAATTGGTGGTAATGTAAAACGTTTAGGTAAGTATACTGCCATTATTCGTTTACATAGAGAAGTATCTGTAGAATTACCATTTGAAGTTATTCCACAAGCAAAATAA